The genome window CACGGCCGCCATCGAATCCTTGAAGGTCATCGCATTCGATCTTGCCTGCCTCTGCCTTAGCGTCGAGGGAGCGACACGCGTTCCAGCATTCCTTGTTCACGACAGTCCCCGCGAAGCCGATCTCGGCCTCTCCATCTACGATGAGCTTTTCCGCCTGATGCGCGAGCTTGAGGCGCTGACGGAAATGACGGCCTTCCAGTACATCGTCACGACGACGACCCGTCCCCCTGACGACCTCCGCCGCGATCCTTGGCTGAGGCTGACCCTGAAGGGGGCGCCCGGGTCGGAGCGATTGATGGGGCGTGACCTATAGCGAGGAACCGACCACGGTGCTTGAATCGCCTCAGTCCTTTGTCGTCCGCGAGGAATGTCAAAAGGCCGCGTCGCAGAACGGCTTCCGCCGGATCCTGGGGGAAGAGGCCGGCTGGGCGGCTTTCGGTTCGACAACGGCGCATGGGACGATTCATCTCGCTGCAGGCGGACCGCAGGGGCCGTGGTATCTCGCGCTCGACCATCCCGGCGTCATCCAGGAACTGAACTTGCCCGCGGCTGTCGTTTCCGGTCCCGGCCGCGCCCGCTTTGCCTTCAATACACTTGGCGCTCTTTATGCCGTGCTACGCCGCGTTTACGAACTGGGCGTCAGCTTGCCCGATGCTCCACTGCGGGAGTTTGAGCGGCGCATCACGGATCTGCCACGCACGACCGAGGCCGAACGGCTGGTCGTACAGAGGATCGGGCAGGACATCTTTCGCGACCGTCTGATGGATTACTGGCAGGGGCGTTGCCCCCTGACCGGGATCTCCGACCCGGCCCTGTTGCGCGCCTCGCACATCATCCCGTGGAGCGAGTGCGAGAGCGATGCCGAGCGGCTCGACGTACATAACGGCCTGCTGCTGTCAGCGCTGTGGGATGCCGCCTTCGACCGTGCGCTCGTGACCTTCGACGACCAGGGCAGACCCGAGTTCTCGCCCAGTCTCAGCGAGCAAGCGCGCACCGAACTCCGCTGGAATGCACCCATCACGCTGACGGATGAGCACCGTCGGCAGCTCGCTCGCCATCGCGAGCGGGCGCGAGGCGAAGGCTAATGTGATTTGTGCCGGTACCGACCTTGGGTATCTGAATGTCTGAATGGCTTCCTTGGAAGAGAGCTGGAAATGTTCAAGGTAAGTGCTTTTGCCAATTCTTGACAGCGTCAAGACAGTCGGAGACGACACGATCCAACGACTGATCACCATTGATTACTGCATCGGCCCGCTGCGGAAGCGCCTCGCGCAGATCTGCCTCCACACGATGCGCAGATGCTCGTGCGAAATCCTCGGCATCAGGTCTCGTTTCCACACGCGCGATGCGTGTCGTCTCACAGGCTCCGAGAAACAACAGTCGCGCCTGAGATGGCGCACTCACGGTGGCGAGAATGTCGAAAATGTTGATATGCCGGATACCGTCGATCACGAAATCGTCGCCGGGATGAAAGCCACCTGCCGCCAGGACATCTCTGCAGAATGCTACTGGGTCGGTATCGACGCGCGACTGGCCGAGATCCTGCAACACCTTGCGGTCGTTGGGGTCGCCGCCTAGCCGAATAATCTCGGTCCGCAGGTAGTCGCCAAAGCCGGTGCGGCGCCAACCGAGCGCTGTGGCAACCGCTGCGCTGACCGAGGACTTGCCGCTGCCGATTTGACCGGAGAAACAGAGCAACAAGTTCATGCGAAATCGAACGCCATCTGACGCGATCGCAGGGACACCCATCCCCGCCGGTCACGCTTATCGCAACCGACTGGCGCGATCGAAGCGGGCGCGTCGAGCTCGATCAAGGTTGCATAAAGGGCATCGGCGCGGGAGGACCAGAATTCATCATCGGCACGGATAGCCGCGCCGAAGCGATGTCGGATGCGGTCGATCGGCTCGGTGCTGAGGTCGTAGCACCAGATACGACGCGCAAGCGCGAGGCCGCAGATCGGCCCAGCCACCTCCTTGAGGAGAATAATGTCACCATCGTCGATCTCGCCGTATGGTGCGCACCGGTTACGGCTAAAGCGGGACTCGATTGTCTTTTCGCCGGACAGAACCATGGATAGGAACGGCTCGGCAAAGATCGCAAGGTGAATGCCGATCCGGCTCCTCGGCCGGGTCGCGTCCGACAGATAGGTCAGCCAGAAATGATGGCCGTCGACCTGCTCCAGCAGTTCGTCGAACTCGACCTCCAAGCTACGCTCCGTTCCGTCGCTACTATGGGCGTGTTGCCCTCTTCTTGTTCCTCGATCGCCGCCAGCGCCCGCAGTTTGGTTGCGACTCGCTCCAACGTCTCATGCTCGCGAATAGTGCCCCAGAGGCCGTGCTGAACACCAGAGCCCATTGCCTCGCCAGCGCACGAAATTGCCGCCTCGAGCACTAGCTGTGGATTGTCAGTATGAAAGATGCGATTGCCCGAGGTCCAGACGTTGGCCGCCCGACGACGTGGATCGCGTCGGCTTACCGTCGGTAGGATATCGCCGTCGACGAGTGAGATGAGACTTGCGTCGTCGGAGCGCGCCTCGCCACCTCCGCGGATGAACAGCCGCATGCGGCCGATAACGACTTCGGTCCAGTCACGACGGCGGCCGGAGGATGCGGGGGGCGGCCTTGTCGATGCGCGCATCTTCCTGAACACGATCAGGTCGCCGCGGCACCAGTGCGGGGGCGGGTAAATCCCGACGGCCGCCAGGGCATTGCGCTCAAAGAAGGGCGTCTCATAGGCGATAGCCAGCGGCGAGTACTCTATCGCAGCGAGGCCGAGCCGTCGGGCGAATGCGATGGCAGTTTGCCTGTCGGCTTCCGCGCTCGGCCGGGCGCCATCGGGTGGCAAGCTGATTAAAACGACCCCGCCGGGGCGGCACGCATGCGCCGCAGCGGCGAGCATGGGACGCACGAAATCAAGATACCAGGGCGGATCGAGAAAAACGGCGTCGGCGGCCTCGCGCGGCAGACCGCCGCTGCAAGACCCAATGGAGAGAGGTGACCCCGTGGCCTGGTTGAGAGCAAAGACGCGATCGGTGACGCCGTTGTTCTCGGCGAGGAATGCGAGGCGCCGGCCGACAGGCAAGGTCAGCGCTTCGACGGCTAGGCCCGGCGTTCCAAACAAGAGAAAGTTGCCGCCGGAAGGCGTCAGGTCCGCCGCGCGACTGAGCAACGAGCGCGCCGCGTCGGGTGTGAAGCGCCATTCATAGTCGAGCGGGTGCGGAAGCGGCAACAGAGACCGGCCCTCGACCGCCGTGGTACCGTTGGTAGCCGCCTGCCGATGGATCGACACTGCCACGGTTGTGTCGATCGCTTTGCTGCCCGCCAGCCGATCGAGCGACGCCAACAGTTCAGTCGGATAGACGCTGGGGAGGCGATGCAGGAGTGCCGCAAAGCTGGTCGTGCCATTCCTGATCGCGGTCTGGATCAAGTCATCGACCCGCACCGCAAAGGCAGCCTCTGACAAGGAGCGGCGCGAAGCGATCATGTCGGCCTTGTGCGGAGCGGCACATCGCAGATTTGCAGCGCTCGCAGATCTGGAGAGAAGCGGCTCTCAAGCTCGCTCTTCCAGGCGGCGATGGCTTCCTCCTGGACAGCAAGGCTCTTCTCGCGCGCATCATCGCGGGCAACACGCTGTTCGACCGGTGTGAACACCTGAATCCGCAGGGGAATGACCCGGAGCGGATAGTTTGGATCGATCGCCTGGAGCCGGTCTATCAGGTCGGCGACGCCTTGCGCGATGCCATCATCGTGCGGGGAGGTCAACGTCACATAGCCGTAAACATCGAGCCCCAGGTCCAGCACGCGCCGCAATACCTCGAACTGCCGGTCGTAATCTTGAGGCGCGGCGCCCGTGTTGAAGGCGAACGAGCGGGCATCGAAGCCTTTGACGCAGCAGACGCGACCATAGTTGCGGTAGCGGTGCAGAAGAGCGAGATCGGCGGGTGGAAGCGCGTCGAAGAGATAGGTCGTGCTAAGGTTGTCGTCTGTCCAGAGATAAGTCGTTTCGGCGAGGCCGGCGTCGACGAGCGCTCGCATCATCCACGGAGTCCATTCCGGCACAAGGTCCGGCGATCCTCCCGAGAGGTCGATGATCCGGGGGGCGTCCGGGATCTGGCGATACAGGTCGACGAGTTCGGCGGCCCTGAACCACGCCGAGCGGCTGAGATCCGCTTTCAGCAGCTCCTCCGGCACGAAACAATACCAGCAGCGCCATGCACAGGCAGCGTTCTGAAACACCAGCGCGGTCATCAGGTCCGGAACCGGCGCGATGCCCAACGCGCGGCAGGCCGGCGCGACCGGGAGTGGATTGGCTGGCCAACCCTCGGCTGTCGCGAACCGGAAATGGCGAACGCGCCCATATCCGTTGCAGTTGGCCGGAACCGTAAGGTCGACCTCTTGGCTCGAGCCAGCGAGGCGAGAGATCAAGACGCGGCCGCCGTCGAGGTCGATCGCCCGCGCGCGCAAATGCGCGGCGAAACGCTCAGTATCAATGGGCTTGGCCGGGCTCGTCACGGATGTGATCCCTCCCACTCAGGGGGCAGGCTGCGAGGGCGGCGCGGCACTCTGATCGGCCCATCGGCCAGATCGGGTAGCTTCTCATCGAGGAAGAGGTCGACGAGGGTTGCGCAATAGTCGAATTCCTCTGCTGTCAGTGGCCGGCCCTTCGGGATGTCATGCCAGTATTCGAGGCAGGTCCGGCAGCACGTCGCGGTTGCGTGCTGCGCGTAGTAGATCGCATTGCCTTCAAGGGGAGTCTGACGACCATCGCGGGGCGGCTCGGCGACCGCGAGATATTTGCGGAGGCGGTCACGGGCGGCATCCTTCAACCCAATGCGCCCCTTGCGCTGGGCGTGGTGCATTGCGCGTTCGTCAACGGGACGGTGAAAAAAGTGGTGGCGTATCAGCTCATGCTGAAGCGCCCCGAAGGTATGCGCCGCATCGCCTTTGTCACGGCGGTGTAGACGCTTCCAGTCGACCAGATCCGCCCCGCATGCTCGGCATTTGCCGCGCTGATCAGGTGTCATCTTCTTCAGCTGCTTGAAGCAGTGCAGGTCATTATCGCAGTCAGTCGACGTGCATTTGATGTCGAGCGGCGGGGGTTTCTGAAACATAACCATGGAACACCTCAATGGAGCGCTCGATCGAGCAGCTGCCGATCGAGTTCGTTGTCGATTTCAAATGGGAAGCGCTCTACGAAGACGTCGCGTGCGATCGTCCACGGGTCGCCGTCGTCCGCCTGGAGGTTGGACGCGGTGCCCCACCAGTTCACCCCCTGCCAAGACAAGCGAAAGGCGAGGTAGTTCGCGAGGGCACCAACGCTTACCTTGTTTTTCTCTGCGATCGCTGGAACGACGCTCTTCAGACGTTCGACCGAATTGCGCGCGGCCTGAACGCAGGCCTGCGCCAACGTCTCAGCCTCGCCGTTAAGCTCGACCTCGCCGGCAAACTGGCTCGCAGCGATTTCTTCGTCTGAGTTCCGTCGCTCGGGGGAGGTCTCGTCGGCTTCAATCACCTCCAGCGTGTCTGCCTCTTGACGTTGCCCGGCATGAAACAATTCATGCAGAAGATCGAACAGCCAGCGGGCTTCGTGCTTCGATGTTTGCTTCAGCACGATTGCGTTGTGCCCCTCATAACGCCAGCAGGCGCCATGGAAGGCACCGCGGTCACGCAGCGGCAGAACGACGACACCCATATCCCAAGCCGTGTGAAGCGCGCTCTTGAGATCGACGGCCCTATAGGTCTCGTGAATGCGACGACGCATGACCGCCGGGTCCGTCGGGATTTCGCCCTTGGGTAGTGATCGCGCGCCCTTGAGTGCAACAACGGCGAGATAGTTCGCATAGGCAGCATAGAGGCTGGTCGTCGCCTGGACCCGATTGGCAGGCATCTTGAACCGCGCCTCGGCAGCGGCGAAGCGTGGCGGCATGAGTGCCTGCGCTCCGAAGATATTGTCACGGGTCCAACCGAAAACGCGTTCGAGAACGACGCCAGCCTTGGCAGTCAGGGCATAGTCGCCATCCTCGCTGCCAACCTCGCCGCTGGCCCGCGCGGCATCGGCCGACGGCAAGAGCCGCGACAAAAGAAAGTCGCGGTCGAGCCCGACCTGACGGAGCTTATTGACGAGCCCGCTGAAACTGTTGGGCGCGACGGGCAAGAGAATGTCGTTCTTGATTCGCACCCCAAGTGCGTTGGCGATCTCACGCAGCCGCTGATAGCTGGCCGATGCGTAGCGCTCGGCCTCGTAGCGTTGAATTTGCTGCTCCTTGAGCCCGAGTCGGTCGGCCAGCGACTTTTGGCTGAGTCCGCTTGCGATCCGTGCCTGGATGAGGCCGTCAGCCAGTTGGTCGAAGGAGTTGATCGAGATCACCGACAGGTCGGCGGACTTCAGGCGATCATACTCAGTAAGTTCAGCTTGCAGGTCGGCAAGCTGACTTTCCATGGCCTCACGCTCAGCCTGAAGCAGGCGCGGATGTACGTCCGCTCGGGCGGGGCCTTGGGTCAGCTCGCTGATAGCCTTGCGAAATCGATCAGCCTCGCTCCGGGTAATCCTATACTGCCGTTCGTTAGTAATCATGGCAGACTCCCGAGATCGATGTTCACGACGCCCTTGGGTACTCCGTTGCGATCCTTCATGAAGAAGTCGCGATAGAGCACGCCAGGGGCGGCGAGTGCGGTCGCCGGAAAGAGCTCGCCTAGATATTTCGATTTCATGGCCGCACGGCCATTCGAGAAATCGAGCAGTACGGGGTCGAGACGAGAAGGATCGACCCCTCTGATGTCCCAGGCTCCATCATAGTCCTCCGGCAGTTCTTTCCGTGAAACGAAGCTTCCATCGAGCAGCACCGACCGAGAGCCTGCAGTAGCGAGGTTTTGCAAAGCTGCGAGCAGGCCCCCAACGAGACGGGTGCGGTGTCCGTTGCAGCTGAATCGTGGTGCTACTTCGCTCCAGGGCGCGTCATGCACCCCCGGGGGCAAGTAGCCAGTCGATGCGTCGACATCGGGAAGCATGACACAACAATATCGTTGTGTTGCGTGTTCGTCAAGCGTTCCGGTTTGGCCCCGCCGGTGGTGCTTATGACGGCCTACCTGACGCGGCAGCCTACCCGGGCGATGGCTACGGGAGGCGGGTCGTCGAATTTGGGCGAGCAGCTTGCCATGGCGCATCGACCGGCGGTGAGACGGTGCGGGTGCTCGCGCGGCAGAGGCACCCTATGGCGTTTAGGCGCAAGCCGGTCGCGGCAGCTCCACGGCTTCTGATAGCTTGCGCGCAGCACGGGCAGGGACCACCCATGCCCGCGACGTGTGGAACGGCACTCGTGACAGAGCGGGTATTTCGTAGAGTCGGCGGGATGCACGGACGCG of Methylocystis sp. SC2 contains these proteins:
- a CDS encoding radical SAM protein, coding for MTSPAKPIDTERFAAHLRARAIDLDGGRVLISRLAGSSQEVDLTVPANCNGYGRVRHFRFATAEGWPANPLPVAPACRALGIAPVPDLMTALVFQNAACAWRCWYCFVPEELLKADLSRSAWFRAAELVDLYRQIPDAPRIIDLSGGSPDLVPEWTPWMMRALVDAGLAETTYLWTDDNLSTTYLFDALPPADLALLHRYRNYGRVCCVKGFDARSFAFNTGAAPQDYDRQFEVLRRVLDLGLDVYGYVTLTSPHDDGIAQGVADLIDRLQAIDPNYPLRVIPLRIQVFTPVEQRVARDDAREKSLAVQEEAIAAWKSELESRFSPDLRALQICDVPLRTRPT
- a CDS encoding ASCH domain-containing protein yields the protein MEVEFDELLEQVDGHHFWLTYLSDATRPRSRIGIHLAIFAEPFLSMVLSGEKTIESRFSRNRCAPYGEIDDGDIILLKEVAGPICGLALARRIWCYDLSTEPIDRIRHRFGAAIRADDEFWSSRADALYATLIELDAPASIAPVGCDKRDRRGWVSLRSRQMAFDFA
- a CDS encoding XRE family transcriptional regulator, which codes for MITNERQYRITRSEADRFRKAISELTQGPARADVHPRLLQAEREAMESQLADLQAELTEYDRLKSADLSVISINSFDQLADGLIQARIASGLSQKSLADRLGLKEQQIQRYEAERYASASYQRLREIANALGVRIKNDILLPVAPNSFSGLVNKLRQVGLDRDFLLSRLLPSADAARASGEVGSEDGDYALTAKAGVVLERVFGWTRDNIFGAQALMPPRFAAAEARFKMPANRVQATTSLYAAYANYLAVVALKGARSLPKGEIPTDPAVMRRRIHETYRAVDLKSALHTAWDMGVVVLPLRDRGAFHGACWRYEGHNAIVLKQTSKHEARWLFDLLHELFHAGQRQEADTLEVIEADETSPERRNSDEEIAASQFAGEVELNGEAETLAQACVQAARNSVERLKSVVPAIAEKNKVSVGALANYLAFRLSWQGVNWWGTASNLQADDGDPWTIARDVFVERFPFEIDNELDRQLLDRALH
- a CDS encoding HNH endonuclease, translated to MTYSEEPTTVLESPQSFVVREECQKAASQNGFRRILGEEAGWAAFGSTTAHGTIHLAAGGPQGPWYLALDHPGVIQELNLPAAVVSGPGRARFAFNTLGALYAVLRRVYELGVSLPDAPLREFERRITDLPRTTEAERLVVQRIGQDIFRDRLMDYWQGRCPLTGISDPALLRASHIIPWSECESDAERLDVHNGLLLSALWDAAFDRALVTFDDQGRPEFSPSLSEQARTELRWNAPITLTDEHRRQLARHRERARGEG
- a CDS encoding DUF4186 domain-containing protein, which produces MVMFQKPPPLDIKCTSTDCDNDLHCFKQLKKMTPDQRGKCRACGADLVDWKRLHRRDKGDAAHTFGALQHELIRHHFFHRPVDERAMHHAQRKGRIGLKDAARDRLRKYLAVAEPPRDGRQTPLEGNAIYYAQHATATCCRTCLEYWHDIPKGRPLTAEEFDYCATLVDLFLDEKLPDLADGPIRVPRRPRSLPPEWEGSHP